CATTAATGATCTTCAAGCAGACTTCAGCATTATATACCTTCCCGAAAGTTTCTTCTGTTTTGCTCCATCACTTTTACTACTTTCGTTACTAAGTCGTTTTCACTTTTCTCTTATCAAACTCTGTTATGTTTAccaatatagaaaaataaaaaatatttttcacccaaaacaaacatattatcaacaTATTCAATATTACATTTAATACAACTAATTTGGtcttttagatgttgctaaatttttctataaagttagtAAAACCTATTAAAGtatgtatagaaaaaaaagtcaaagtgatttataatataaaaccgaGGGATTATTTGCTACTAGTAGTCTTCTTTTTTACAATCCCCGGCGTAAACTCCACAAAATTTAGCatcaattagaaaataatgtcTTCAGCAAATTTAAACAGGCTGTATAgtgttctttctttttaaaaaaaggaaaaataaaagaaaagaaaaaggttctGCAAGTGTAAAGCAAGCGACAAAGTAAAACGCGCTGCACAAACGGCCCATGTTTTATTTGGGCCCAATTCACAAGGCCCATCAAGCAACGCAACTTCCAATCCAAATCCCTAAGACCCACGGCCTCGTTGCCCCTCTCCATCTCTACCTCAAAGCCTCAAACCCAAAAAGCCCACCAACCTCTgcgtccccgtcgccggcgaccaccaccatgcgcgccgccgccgcagcagccgccaccgccaccgcggggATCATCTCGCCGCCTACACCTAGTCTCCTCCGCGCGAACACCAGGGCCACCTTCGTCTCCTTCCCGCGGCGATCGCCTCCCACGACCTCCCTCCTCGCGGTCTCCTCCGCTCCCGCCCCGCCGTCGGCCAACCCCAAGTACCACAACGCGAAGATGGACGCgggcgacgaggaggtggaCGTGGAGGAGCTGCTGCAGAGGTTCAGGCGGGAGGTGGCCCGTGCGGGCGTCATGGAGGAGatcaggtggcggcggaggcacgAGGACGCCCGGGACAAGCGCAAGCGCAAGGCCCGCTCCGCCGCCCGGAGGTTTCGCCGGAGGTGAGGCCCTCGTTGATCCACCGGTCGATTGCTTCCGTGATCCTGCCTAGATTGTG
The Oryza glaberrima chromosome 8, OglaRS2, whole genome shotgun sequence DNA segment above includes these coding regions:
- the LOC127782264 gene encoding 30S ribosomal protein S21, chloroplastic-like — encoded protein: MRAAAAAAATATAGIISPPTPSLLRANTRATFVSFPRRSPPTTSLLAVSSAPAPPSANPKYHNAKMDAGDEEVDVEELLQRFRREVARAGVMEEIRWRRRHEDARDKRKRKARSAARRFRRRHFKGPYPFGDEQEPKEGIMEDDKHDNWELPGGELPSYR